From the genome of Virgibacillus proomii, one region includes:
- a CDS encoding transposase — protein sequence MKQVYGALDEERCEETVKRSKKLIWKSLYKLNEDEKEKAVKLLLIDPCLEEAYQLKIS from the coding sequence ATGAAACAGGTTTATGGAGCATTAGATGAAGAGCGTTGTGAAGAAACGGTAAAGCGAAGTAAAAAATTAATATGGAAATCGCTTTATAAGTTAAATGAAGACGAGAAAGAAAAGGCGGTCAAGCTGCTTCTTATAGATCCTTGCTTAGAAGAAGCCTACCAGTTAAAAATAAGCTAG